A window of the Cicer arietinum cultivar CDC Frontier isolate Library 1 chromosome 6, Cicar.CDCFrontier_v2.0, whole genome shotgun sequence genome harbors these coding sequences:
- the LOC101489322 gene encoding omega-hydroxypalmitate O-feruloyl transferase — MAKKVNIRIGEPSLVVPAEETKKGLYFLSNLDQNIAYPVRTIYCYKSSSKGNENAAQVMKDSLSKILVHYYPMAGRLKISSEGKLIVDCTEEGVVFVEGEANCMMEDLGDMTKPNLEILGKLVYDMPSAKNMLEIPPLLIQVTKFKCGGFVLGVNVNHCMNDGISAMQFVNSWGETARGLDIKTPPFLDRTILKPRNPPQIEFPHNEFAEIEDLSSDTNKLIHVEEEEILYKSFYFNENKLEFLKKKATEDGVLKKCSTFEALSGFIWRARTKASKLHPNQEVKLLFAVDGRSKFVPEIPKGYFGNAIVLSNAMCKASELLKNPLSFSVGLIERAIEMVTDEYVRSAIDYFEVQRSKPSLTATLLITTWTRLSFHEADFGWGKPKCFCPVTLPEKEVVLFLPHGENNKSVNVLLGLPASVMKRFEMLLEI; from the exons ATGGCAAAGAAAGTGAATATAAGGATAGGAGAACCAAGTCTTGTTGTTCCTGCAGAGGAAACAAAGAAAGGACTGTACTTTCTTTCAAACCTTGATCAAAACATAGCATATCCAGTTCGCACAATTTACTGTTATAAATCATCTTCAAAAGGCAATGAGAATGCTGCACAAGTAATGAAGGATTCATTGTCAAAGATTCTTGTTCATTACTATCCTATGGCTGGAAGGTTAAAAATAAGTTCAGAAGGAAAGTTGATAGTAGATTGCACAGAGGAAGGTGTTGTGTTTGTTGAAGGTGAAGCTAACTGTATGATGGAAGATTTGGGTGATATGACAAAGCCTAACCTTGAAATTCTTGGAAAACTAGTTTATGATATGCCTTCTGCTAAGAATATGCTTGAGATACCTCCTCTTCTCATtcag GTAACAAAGTTCAAATGTGGAGGATTTGTTTTGGGAGTAAACGTGAACCATTGTATGAATGATGGAATAAGTGCTATGCAATTTGTGAACTCTTGGGGTGAAACTGCAAGAGGACTAGACATAAAAACTCCACCATTTCTAGATAGAACCATACTCAAACCACGCAATCCTCCACAAATAGAGTTTCCACACAATGAATTTGCTGAAATTGAAGATTTATCATCAGATACAAACAAGCTAATTCATGTGGAAGAAGAAGAGATATTGTACAAGTCTTTTTACTTCAATGAAAACAAGCTTGAATTTCTGAAGAAAAAGGCCACAGAAGATGGTGTTCTGAAAAAGTGTTCAACTTTTGAAGCACTCTCAGGTTTTATATGGAGAGCTAGAACAAAAGCTTCAAAATTGCATCCCAATCAAGAAGTGAAGCTACTTTTTGCTGTTGATGGAAGGTCAAAATTTGTGCCAGAAATACCAAAAGGGTATTTTGGTAATGCAATTGTGTTGTCAAATGCTATGTGTAAAGCAAGTGAGTTGTTGAAGAATCCATTATCATTCAGTGTTGGATTGATTGAGAGAGCAATTGAGATGGTAACAGATGAATACGTGAGATCTGCCATTGATTATTTTGAAGTACAAAGAAGCAAGCCTTCTTTAACAGCAACACTTTTGATAACAACATGGACTAGGTTGTCTTTTCATGAAGCTGATTTTGGTTGGGGGAAGCCTAAGTGTTTTTGTCCGGTTACTTTGCCGGAAAAGgaagttgttttgtttttacCACACggtgaaaataataaaagtgtAAATGTGCTACTTGGTTTGCCTGCTTCAGTTATGAAAAGGTTTGAAATGCTTTTGGAGATATGA